The Micromonospora krabiensis genome window below encodes:
- a CDS encoding SDR family oxidoreductase, protein MSEDQYTQQDPASQYGQREGQPAQQQEAPGSTGKMGPKPDHGEDSYRGSGRLDGKLAVITGGDSGIGRAVAIAFAREGADVLISYLGEEEETDARDTVRLVEQAGRRGVAVRTDLTDEGHCRELVDRALTDLGGIDILVNNAAFQMSQDKGLAGITSEQFDRVFKTNVYAMFWLCRMAVPHMPEGSAIINTSSIQAFDPSPQLLDYATTKAAIANFTKALAQDLAGQGIRVNAVAPGPVWTPLIPATMPPDKVEQFGTDTPMGRPGQPAELAPAYVFFASQESSYVTGEILGVTGGRPTK, encoded by the coding sequence GTGAGCGAGGACCAGTACACCCAGCAGGACCCGGCCAGCCAGTACGGCCAGCGGGAGGGACAGCCCGCCCAGCAGCAGGAGGCGCCCGGCTCCACGGGGAAGATGGGGCCGAAGCCCGACCACGGTGAGGACTCGTACCGGGGCAGCGGCCGTCTCGACGGCAAGCTCGCGGTGATCACGGGCGGTGACTCCGGCATCGGCCGCGCGGTGGCGATCGCCTTCGCCCGGGAGGGCGCCGACGTGCTGATCTCCTACCTGGGCGAGGAGGAGGAGACCGACGCCCGGGACACCGTGCGCCTCGTCGAGCAGGCCGGCCGGCGGGGGGTCGCCGTCCGGACCGACCTCACCGACGAGGGACACTGCCGTGAGCTCGTCGACCGGGCGCTGACCGACCTCGGCGGCATCGACATCCTGGTCAACAACGCGGCGTTCCAGATGTCGCAGGACAAGGGGCTCGCCGGCATCACCAGCGAGCAGTTCGACCGGGTCTTCAAGACCAATGTGTACGCCATGTTCTGGCTGTGCCGGATGGCCGTACCGCACATGCCGGAGGGGTCGGCCATCATCAACACCTCCTCCATCCAGGCGTTCGACCCGTCGCCGCAGCTGCTCGACTACGCCACCACGAAGGCCGCGATCGCCAACTTCACGAAGGCGCTGGCCCAGGACCTGGCCGGGCAGGGCATCCGGGTCAACGCCGTCGCACCCGGGCCGGTGTGGACGCCGCTCATCCCGGCGACGATGCCGCCGGACAAGGTGGAGCAGTTCGGCACCGACACCCCGATGGGCCGCCCCGGTCAGCCGGCCGAGTTGGCACCCGCGTACGTCTTCTTCGCCTCCCAGGAGTCCAGCTACGTCACGGGCGAGATCCTCGGCGTCACCGGCGGACGGCCGACGAAGTGA
- a CDS encoding 4Fe-4S dicluster domain-containing protein gives MPDPNSLYGPLDPAPEAGWSDAPPRMGFFTDTSVCIGCKACEVACKEWNDVPTSGLDLLGMSYDNTGALTANSWRHVAFIEQPRPPGQHRTPTFAGNPTDGTVSAASAAVGATTGNPTGTDPGVPPGSPEAAAAMAAGPEFLGMPGSQPPGRASGPETRTDFRWLMMSDVCKHCTHAACLDVCPTGSLFRTEFGTVVVQEDICNGCGYCISACPYGVIDQRKGDGRAWKCTLCYDRLDAGKTPACAQACPTESIQYGRLDELRERAAARVAKLHERGVPEARLYGHDPTDGVGGDGAFFLLLDEPEVYGLPPDPVVTTRDLPKMWKRAGLAALAMAAATVAAFVGRSS, from the coding sequence ATTCCTGACCCGAACAGCCTCTACGGCCCGCTCGACCCGGCGCCGGAGGCGGGCTGGTCCGACGCCCCACCTCGGATGGGCTTCTTCACCGACACCAGCGTCTGCATCGGCTGTAAGGCCTGCGAGGTGGCCTGCAAGGAGTGGAACGACGTGCCCACGTCGGGGTTGGACCTGTTGGGCATGTCGTACGACAACACGGGCGCGTTGACGGCCAACTCGTGGCGGCACGTCGCGTTCATCGAGCAGCCCCGCCCGCCGGGGCAGCACCGGACCCCGACGTTCGCCGGCAACCCCACCGACGGCACGGTCAGCGCGGCCTCGGCGGCGGTCGGCGCGACCACCGGCAACCCCACCGGCACCGACCCGGGCGTGCCGCCGGGCTCACCGGAGGCGGCGGCGGCGATGGCGGCGGGGCCGGAGTTCCTCGGCATGCCGGGGTCGCAGCCGCCCGGGCGGGCCAGCGGCCCCGAGACCCGCACCGACTTCCGCTGGCTGATGATGTCCGACGTGTGCAAACACTGCACGCACGCCGCCTGCCTGGACGTGTGCCCGACGGGTTCGCTGTTCCGCACCGAGTTCGGCACGGTGGTGGTGCAGGAGGACATCTGCAACGGCTGCGGCTACTGCATCTCCGCCTGCCCCTACGGGGTGATCGACCAGCGTAAGGGCGACGGCCGGGCGTGGAAGTGCACCCTGTGCTACGACCGGTTGGACGCCGGGAAGACGCCGGCGTGCGCCCAGGCCTGCCCCACCGAGTCGATCCAGTACGGGCGTCTCGACGAGCTGCGGGAGCGGGCGGCTGCCCGGGTCGCGAAACTGCACGAGCGGGGTGTGCCGGAGGCCCGCCTCTACGGCCACGACCCGACCGACGGTGTCGGTGGGGACGGCGCGTTCTTCCTGCTGCTGGACGAGCCGGAGGTGTACGGGCTGCCGCCGGACCCGGTGGTCACCACCCGGGACCTGCCGAAGATGTGGAAGCGTGCCGGGCTGGCCGCCCTGGCCATGGCCGCGGCCACCGTGGCCGCGTTCGTCGGGAGATCGTCGTGA
- a CDS encoding bifunctional metallophosphatase/5'-nucleotidase, producing MTSSSGASRRQVLAVAAAAATAPLVAAAPAQAAGPARSRTWDLTLLGTSDTHGNVYNWDYYRDAEYDDSKQNDIGVAKLATLINRIRAERRGKATLVLDAGDTIQGTPLATFYAKQEPITSTGVKHPMARAMNIIDYDAVTLGNHEFNYGLPLLDLWIRQLGFPALAANAVNARTGKPAFLPYVIKKVSLGFAAPTLRVGILGLTNPGVAIWDRSNVEGKLRFDDMIATAAKYVPIMRARGADIVLISAHGGDSGTSSYGPELPNENPVALIAQQVPGIDAILFGHAHNEVVEKFVTNERTGEQVLLSEPSKWGQRLTRMDFTLAREHGRWKITKKSATMLNTNTVAEDPKVLAAVRAQHQKTVAYVNQVVAQASVEMSTVESRYKDTPILDFINHVQAETVTKALAGTAYASLPVLSQASPFSRTAVFPSGDVKIRDVAGLYVYDNTLEAVVLSGAEVRAYLEYSAKYFRTFAPGAPVDPEQINDPSVPDYNYDALSGVDYDIDISKPVGQRITRLVLAGTDTPVADDAQFVVAVNNYRRSGGGNFPGIVKTQVYNEQQEIRQLLIDWAQEKGVIDPADFFQPNWRLVREGVPVF from the coding sequence ATGACCTCCTCCTCCGGCGCCTCGCGCCGCCAGGTGCTGGCCGTCGCTGCCGCCGCCGCGACCGCCCCGCTGGTCGCCGCCGCGCCCGCCCAGGCGGCCGGCCCGGCCCGGTCGCGCACCTGGGACCTCACGCTGCTCGGCACCTCCGACACGCACGGCAACGTCTACAACTGGGACTACTACCGCGACGCGGAGTACGACGACAGCAAGCAGAACGACATCGGTGTCGCCAAGCTGGCGACCCTCATCAACCGCATCCGCGCCGAGCGGCGCGGCAAGGCCACGCTGGTCCTCGACGCCGGCGACACCATCCAGGGCACCCCGCTGGCGACCTTCTACGCCAAGCAGGAGCCGATCACCTCGACGGGCGTGAAGCACCCGATGGCCCGCGCGATGAACATCATCGACTACGACGCGGTAACCCTCGGCAACCACGAGTTCAACTACGGCCTGCCCCTGCTGGACCTGTGGATCCGCCAGCTCGGGTTCCCCGCCCTCGCCGCCAACGCGGTCAACGCGCGGACCGGGAAGCCGGCCTTCCTGCCGTACGTCATCAAGAAGGTCTCGCTCGGTTTCGCCGCGCCGACCCTGCGGGTCGGCATCCTCGGCCTGACCAACCCCGGCGTGGCCATCTGGGACCGGAGCAACGTCGAGGGCAAGCTCCGCTTCGATGACATGATCGCCACCGCGGCGAAGTACGTGCCGATCATGCGGGCCCGGGGCGCCGACATCGTGCTGATCTCCGCGCACGGCGGCGACAGCGGCACCTCCAGCTACGGTCCGGAACTGCCGAACGAGAACCCGGTCGCGCTGATCGCCCAGCAGGTGCCGGGCATCGACGCGATCCTCTTCGGCCACGCGCACAACGAGGTCGTCGAGAAGTTCGTGACCAACGAGCGGACCGGCGAGCAGGTGCTGCTCTCCGAGCCGTCCAAGTGGGGCCAGCGCCTCACCCGCATGGACTTCACCCTGGCCCGCGAGCACGGCCGGTGGAAGATCACCAAGAAGTCCGCGACGATGCTGAACACCAACACCGTGGCCGAGGACCCGAAGGTCCTCGCGGCCGTCCGGGCCCAGCACCAGAAGACCGTGGCGTATGTGAACCAGGTCGTCGCGCAGGCCAGCGTGGAGATGTCGACCGTCGAGTCCCGCTACAAGGACACGCCGATCCTCGACTTCATCAACCACGTCCAGGCGGAGACGGTCACCAAGGCGCTGGCCGGCACCGCGTACGCCAGCCTGCCGGTGCTGTCACAGGCGTCGCCGTTCAGCCGCACCGCGGTCTTCCCGTCCGGCGACGTGAAGATCCGCGACGTGGCCGGCCTGTACGTCTACGACAACACCCTCGAGGCGGTCGTGCTCAGCGGCGCGGAGGTGCGCGCCTACCTGGAGTACTCGGCGAAGTACTTCCGGACGTTCGCGCCGGGCGCGCCGGTCGACCCGGAGCAGATCAACGATCCGTCGGTGCCGGACTACAACTACGACGCGCTCTCCGGCGTCGACTACGACATCGACATCTCGAAGCCGGTGGGCCAGCGGATCACCCGCCTGGTGCTCGCCGGCACCGACACGCCGGTCGCGGACGACGCGCAGTTCGTGGTGGCGGTGAACAACTACCGGCGCAGCGGCGGCGGAAACTTCCCCGGGATCGTGAAGACGCAGGTCTACAACGAGCAGCAGGAGATCCGCCAGCTGCTCATCGACTGGGCGCAGGAGAAGGGTGTCATCGACCCGGCCGACTTCTTCCAGCCGAACTGGCGGCTGGTGCGGGAGGGCGTGCCGGTCTTCTGA
- the fdh gene encoding formate dehydrogenase, whose amino-acid sequence MGLRTFIEGWPVYRQLTGTDPLGRGAAAQSPHSTELTARTETADSMARSVCPYCAVGCGQRIYVKDGQVTQIEGDPDSPISRGRLCPKGAASKSLVTSPLRQTKVRYRRPYATEWEDLDLDVALDMIADRVLAAREETWEDSDSEGRPLNRTLGISSLGGATLDNEENYLIKKLFTAMGALQIENQARIUHSATVPGLGTSFGRGGATDFQQDLANADVIVIQGSNMAEAHPVGFQWVMEAKSRGAKVFHVDPRFTRTSALADTYLPIRAGTDIALLGGVVRYILENELDFREYVLAYTNAATIVSDQFVDAEDADGVFSGFNPENGSYDQTSWQYAGQEGESGTTDTSEERETAAGLRHESHGRPIEGQVRRDETLQDPHCVYQILRRHYARYTPEMVERVCGIPQEKFLELARAWTENSGRERTGVLVYSVGWTQHSVGVQYIRTGAIIQLLLGNVGRPGGGVLALRGHASIQGSTDIPTLFNLLPGYLPMPHHANHPTFDAWVDSIRHPGQKGFWGNARSYAASLLKAYWGDAATPENDFCYGYVPRMTGDHGTYQQVLNMIDGKVKGYFLLGQNPAVGSAHGRAQRLGMANLDWLVVRDLFMIESATFWKNGPEVATGEIAPERCRTEVFFLPAASHAEKEGTFTQTQRLLQWREKALEPPGDCRSELWFFYHLGRKLREKLAASDKPRDRALLDLAWDYPTHGPLAEPNAEAVLREINGYDVATGRPLGGFTEAKDDGSTAMGCWIYSGVYADGVNQAARRKSRHEQNWVAGEWGWAWPANRRTLYNRASADPQGRPWSERKRYVWWDEEKGEWTGYDVPDFEKTKPPSYRPEPGTSGPAGIAGDDAFVMQGDGKGWLYAPTGVVDGPLPTHYEPAESPLRNPLYQQQANPTRKVYTHPINSVNPSPPEEHSNVFPYVFTVSRLTEHHTAGGMSRNVRPLAELQPEMFVEVSPELAGLVGLQHLGWAHLVSGRAVIEAKVLVTDRMTPLWVDGRVIHQVWLPYHFGFEGLVTGDSANDLIGITLDPNVLIQESKVGTCDVRPGRRPTGPALRELVDDYRRRAGITPGRHSPTVTPADGEGRDDS is encoded by the coding sequence ATGGGCCTGCGGACCTTCATCGAGGGCTGGCCGGTCTACCGCCAGCTCACCGGCACCGACCCACTCGGGCGCGGCGCGGCCGCCCAATCGCCTCACTCGACGGAGCTGACCGCGCGCACCGAGACCGCCGACAGCATGGCCCGGTCCGTGTGCCCCTACTGCGCCGTCGGCTGCGGCCAGCGGATCTACGTGAAGGACGGGCAGGTCACCCAGATCGAGGGTGACCCGGACAGCCCGATCTCCCGTGGGCGGCTCTGCCCGAAGGGCGCGGCCAGCAAGAGCCTGGTCACCAGCCCGTTGCGGCAGACGAAGGTGCGCTACCGGCGGCCGTACGCGACGGAGTGGGAGGACCTGGACCTCGACGTCGCGCTCGACATGATCGCCGACCGGGTGCTCGCGGCGCGCGAGGAGACCTGGGAGGACTCCGACAGCGAGGGCCGGCCGCTCAACCGCACGCTGGGCATCTCCAGCCTGGGTGGGGCGACGCTGGACAACGAGGAGAACTACCTCATCAAGAAGCTGTTCACGGCGATGGGGGCGCTCCAGATCGAGAACCAGGCCCGTATTTGACACTCCGCCACCGTCCCCGGTCTGGGGACCAGCTTCGGTCGCGGTGGTGCGACGGACTTCCAGCAGGACCTCGCCAACGCTGACGTCATCGTCATCCAGGGCTCGAACATGGCCGAGGCCCACCCGGTGGGCTTCCAGTGGGTGATGGAGGCGAAGTCGCGGGGCGCGAAGGTCTTCCACGTGGACCCGCGGTTCACCCGGACCAGCGCGCTGGCCGACACGTACCTGCCGATCCGGGCCGGCACGGACATCGCCCTGCTCGGTGGCGTGGTGCGCTACATCCTGGAGAACGAGCTCGACTTCCGGGAGTACGTGCTGGCGTACACGAACGCGGCCACGATCGTCAGTGACCAGTTCGTCGACGCGGAGGACGCCGACGGTGTCTTCTCGGGCTTCAACCCGGAGAACGGCTCCTACGACCAGACGAGCTGGCAGTACGCGGGGCAGGAGGGCGAGTCCGGCACGACGGACACCAGCGAGGAGCGGGAGACCGCGGCCGGGCTGCGGCACGAGTCGCACGGTCGGCCGATAGAGGGTCAGGTGCGACGCGACGAGACGTTGCAGGATCCGCACTGCGTCTACCAGATCCTCAGGCGGCACTACGCCCGCTACACCCCGGAGATGGTGGAGCGGGTCTGCGGCATCCCGCAGGAGAAGTTCCTCGAGTTGGCGCGCGCCTGGACGGAGAACTCGGGCCGGGAGCGGACCGGCGTGCTGGTCTACTCGGTGGGTTGGACGCAGCACAGCGTCGGTGTGCAGTACATCCGCACCGGAGCGATCATCCAGCTGCTGCTGGGCAACGTCGGCCGCCCCGGCGGTGGTGTGTTGGCGCTGCGCGGGCACGCCAGCATCCAGGGTTCCACCGACATCCCGACGCTGTTCAACCTGCTCCCCGGCTACCTGCCGATGCCGCACCACGCCAATCACCCGACGTTCGACGCGTGGGTGGACAGCATCCGGCACCCCGGCCAGAAGGGCTTCTGGGGCAACGCCCGCTCCTACGCGGCGAGCCTGCTGAAGGCGTACTGGGGGGACGCGGCGACGCCGGAGAACGACTTCTGTTACGGCTACGTGCCCCGGATGACCGGCGACCACGGCACCTACCAGCAGGTGCTCAACATGATCGACGGCAAGGTGAAGGGCTACTTCCTGCTCGGGCAGAACCCGGCGGTCGGTTCGGCGCACGGTCGGGCCCAGCGGCTCGGCATGGCGAACCTGGACTGGTTGGTGGTCCGCGACCTGTTCATGATCGAGAGTGCGACGTTCTGGAAGAACGGGCCGGAGGTGGCCACCGGCGAGATCGCCCCGGAGCGGTGCCGCACCGAGGTGTTCTTCCTGCCCGCCGCGTCGCACGCGGAGAAGGAGGGCACCTTCACGCAGACGCAGCGCCTGCTGCAGTGGCGGGAGAAGGCCCTCGAGCCGCCGGGCGACTGCCGCTCGGAGCTGTGGTTCTTCTACCACCTGGGCCGCAAGCTGCGGGAGAAGCTGGCCGCGTCGGACAAGCCCCGCGACCGGGCGCTGCTCGACCTGGCCTGGGACTACCCCACGCACGGTCCGCTCGCCGAGCCGAACGCCGAGGCGGTGCTGCGGGAGATCAACGGGTACGACGTGGCCACCGGCCGTCCGCTGGGCGGCTTCACCGAGGCCAAGGACGACGGCTCGACGGCGATGGGCTGCTGGATCTACAGCGGGGTGTACGCCGACGGCGTGAACCAGGCCGCGCGCCGCAAGTCCCGGCACGAGCAGAACTGGGTGGCCGGTGAGTGGGGCTGGGCGTGGCCGGCGAACCGGCGCACGCTCTACAACCGCGCGTCGGCCGACCCGCAGGGGCGGCCGTGGAGCGAGCGGAAGAGGTACGTCTGGTGGGACGAGGAGAAAGGCGAGTGGACCGGCTACGACGTGCCGGACTTCGAGAAGACGAAGCCGCCGTCGTACCGGCCGGAACCGGGCACGTCCGGGCCGGCCGGCATCGCCGGTGACGACGCGTTCGTGATGCAGGGCGACGGCAAGGGCTGGCTGTACGCGCCGACCGGTGTGGTGGACGGTCCGCTGCCCACGCACTACGAGCCGGCCGAGTCGCCGCTGCGCAACCCGCTCTACCAGCAGCAGGCCAACCCGACGCGCAAGGTCTACACGCATCCGATCAACTCGGTGAACCCGAGCCCGCCGGAGGAGCACAGCAACGTCTTCCCGTACGTGTTCACGGTCAGCCGGCTCACCGAACACCACACGGCCGGGGGGATGAGCCGCAATGTGCGGCCGCTGGCCGAGCTGCAGCCGGAGATGTTCGTCGAGGTGTCGCCGGAGCTGGCCGGCCTGGTGGGGCTGCAGCACCTGGGGTGGGCGCACCTGGTCAGCGGTCGGGCGGTCATCGAGGCGAAGGTGCTGGTCACCGACCGGATGACGCCACTGTGGGTGGACGGTCGGGTGATCCACCAGGTCTGGTTGCCGTACCATTTCGGCTTCGAGGGCCTGGTGACCGGCGACTCGGCCAACGACCTGATCGGGATCACGCTCGACCCGAACGTGTTGATCCAGGAGAGCAAGGTCGGCACGTGCGACGTACGACCGGGGCGTCGACCGACCGGCCCGGCGCTGCGGGAGCTGGTCGACGACTACCGGCGGCGGGCCGGTATCACACCGGGTCGGCACTCGCCGACCGTGACGCCCGCCGACGGGGAGGGACGCGATGATTCCTGA
- a CDS encoding nucleotidyl transferase AbiEii/AbiGii toxin family protein translates to MNHLHDFYREVARVALTAAGPHRFVLGGGVAWAAHGLVTRPTEDVDLFADVEGAAAAAAAGVRAALERAGYQVADADPDSELAELFDGFDRDLRDFVVSRDGRRIRLSLARLERYRSPVVMDLGPVMDVRDLIANKTAALVNRREVRDYIDVAAALDRYSVSDLLALARQVDPALDPADVRAAGRYLDEVPDRRFARYGLDADRIAEVRRRMAAWPR, encoded by the coding sequence GTGAACCACCTGCACGACTTCTACCGGGAGGTGGCCCGGGTGGCGCTGACCGCCGCGGGCCCGCACCGTTTCGTGCTCGGCGGCGGGGTGGCGTGGGCGGCGCACGGCCTGGTCACTCGTCCGACGGAGGACGTCGACCTGTTCGCCGACGTCGAGGGCGCGGCGGCTGCGGCGGCGGCCGGCGTGCGGGCGGCGTTGGAGCGGGCCGGCTACCAGGTGGCGGACGCGGACCCGGACAGCGAGTTGGCGGAGCTCTTCGACGGCTTCGACCGGGACCTGCGCGACTTCGTGGTGAGTCGGGACGGCCGGCGGATCCGGCTCAGCCTGGCCCGCCTCGAGCGGTACCGCAGCCCGGTGGTGATGGACCTCGGCCCGGTCATGGACGTCCGTGACCTGATCGCCAACAAGACGGCGGCGCTGGTCAACCGCCGGGAGGTGCGCGACTACATCGACGTCGCGGCCGCCCTGGACCGCTACTCGGTGTCCGATCTGCTGGCGCTGGCCCGCCAGGTGGACCCGGCGCTGGACCCGGCGGACGTGCGGGCGGCGGGCCGGTACCTGGACGAGGTGCCGGACCGCCGCTTCGCCCGCTACGGGCTGGACGCCGACCGGATCGCGGAGGTCCGCCGCCGGATGGCCGCCTGGCCCCGCTGA
- the selA gene encoding L-seryl-tRNA(Sec) selenium transferase, which yields MRDGQTDPRRRVPRTDVLLADPRLAAAITALGRDRVKAAVTAAQDRARRGEISPEAVRDAAAAALPAPAPRTVLNATGVVLHTNLGRAALSRPAVAALIAAAGHTDVELDLATGRRARRGRDALDALAAAVPDAAAVHVVNNGAAALVLAATALAAGREIVVSRGELVEIGDGFRLPDLLESTGARLREVGTTNRTSVADYAAAVGPRTGFVLKVHPSNFRVTGFTSAVDVRDLATLGVPVVADIGSGLLTPDPLLPDEPDAGTTLRAGAHLVTASGDKLLGGPQAGLLLGAAELVERLRRHPLARALRVDKLTLAALAATLHRPDTPTRDALHADPTALQARAERLRDRLGADGRKAEVVPSVAVVGGGGAPGVELDSWALSLPERYAAPLRTGRPPVLGRVVQGRLLLDLRCVPAEADEAVRAAVLAVPGDD from the coding sequence ATGCGTGACGGGCAGACCGACCCGCGTCGGCGCGTGCCCCGCACCGACGTGCTGCTGGCCGACCCGAGGCTGGCCGCCGCGATCACCGCGCTGGGACGCGATCGGGTGAAGGCCGCCGTGACCGCCGCGCAGGACCGGGCCCGGCGCGGCGAGATCAGCCCGGAGGCGGTCCGGGACGCCGCCGCCGCGGCACTGCCCGCCCCGGCACCCCGCACCGTGCTCAACGCCACCGGCGTCGTGCTGCACACCAACCTGGGCCGGGCCGCGCTGTCCCGGCCGGCGGTGGCCGCGCTGATCGCCGCCGCCGGGCACACCGACGTCGAGTTGGACCTGGCCACGGGCCGGCGGGCCCGCCGGGGCCGCGACGCCCTGGACGCTCTCGCCGCCGCGGTGCCAGACGCGGCGGCGGTGCACGTGGTGAACAACGGCGCGGCGGCGCTGGTGCTCGCGGCCACCGCGCTCGCCGCCGGCCGGGAGATCGTCGTCAGCCGCGGTGAGCTGGTCGAGATCGGCGACGGCTTCCGCCTGCCCGACCTGTTGGAGAGCACCGGCGCCCGGCTGCGCGAGGTGGGCACCACCAACCGCACCAGCGTCGCCGACTACGCCGCCGCCGTCGGCCCGCGCACCGGCTTCGTGCTGAAGGTGCACCCGTCGAACTTCCGGGTCACCGGCTTCACCTCCGCCGTCGACGTGCGTGACCTCGCCACCCTCGGCGTCCCGGTGGTCGCCGACATCGGCTCCGGGCTGCTGACCCCGGATCCGCTGCTGCCCGACGAGCCGGACGCCGGCACTACCCTGCGCGCCGGCGCGCACCTGGTCACCGCCAGCGGTGACAAGCTGCTCGGCGGGCCGCAGGCCGGGCTGCTGCTCGGCGCCGCCGAGCTGGTCGAGCGGCTGCGCCGGCACCCGCTCGCCCGGGCGTTGCGGGTCGACAAGCTCACCCTCGCCGCGCTCGCGGCCACCCTGCACCGCCCGGACACGCCCACCCGGGACGCCCTGCACGCCGACCCGACGGCGCTGCAGGCCCGGGCGGAACGGCTGCGGGACCGGCTCGGCGCCGACGGCCGCAAGGCCGAGGTGGTGCCGTCGGTGGCGGTGGTCGGCGGGGGCGGCGCCCCGGGCGTCGAGTTGGACTCGTGGGCGTTGAGCCTGCCCGAGCGGTACGCGGCGCCGCTGCGCACCGGGCGGCCACCGGTGCTGGGCCGCGTCGTGCAGGGGCGGCTACTGCTCGACCTTCGCTGCGTGCCGGCGGAGGCCGACGAGGCGGTCCGCGCCGCGGTGCTGGCCGTGCCGGGGGACGACTGA
- the nrfD gene encoding NrfD/PsrC family molybdoenzyme membrane anchor subunit encodes MNQDRPPVGDRFRRFRDRLDGGRGGRERAEDGTHASSVRPDAPLTDAGAAGLAPVPGRDAGPGERGSGRRRRRGGEELRVPEAEFVSYYGRPILKAPVWKWDIAAYLFTGGLAAGSSLLAAGGQLTGRPALRRSGRVAALAAVTASAGFLIHDLGRPDRFHHMLRVAKLTSPMSVGTWILTAFGPAAGVAAVAEAAPLLPDRGLLGLTRRLLPPAGHVAGLAAAVTAPALATYTGVLLADTAVPSWHEAYPELPVIFAGSALASGAGVGLICAPVAQAGPARRMAMAGAALELTGSHRVETRFGLLGEPYRTGRAGRLLNAGRVLTAAGVAGALLGRRSRVVSVVSGAALLVASVATRFGVFHAGVASARDPKYTVVPQRERANRRNAAAGPTPD; translated from the coding sequence GTGAACCAGGACCGCCCGCCGGTCGGTGACCGGTTCCGCCGCTTCCGCGACCGCCTCGACGGTGGTCGGGGCGGCCGCGAGCGGGCCGAGGACGGCACCCACGCGAGCAGCGTGCGGCCCGACGCGCCGCTCACCGACGCGGGCGCGGCGGGTCTCGCACCGGTGCCCGGCCGGGACGCGGGACCGGGCGAGCGGGGCAGCGGGCGCCGGCGGCGTCGGGGTGGGGAGGAGCTGCGGGTCCCCGAGGCCGAGTTCGTCTCCTACTACGGCCGGCCGATCCTGAAGGCGCCGGTGTGGAAGTGGGACATCGCCGCCTACCTGTTCACCGGTGGCCTCGCGGCCGGCTCGTCGCTGCTCGCGGCGGGCGGTCAGCTCACCGGGCGGCCCGCGCTGCGCCGGTCGGGCCGGGTCGCCGCGCTCGCCGCGGTCACCGCCAGCGCCGGCTTCCTCATCCACGACCTCGGCCGGCCGGACCGGTTCCACCACATGCTGCGGGTGGCGAAGCTGACCTCACCGATGTCGGTGGGCACCTGGATCCTGACGGCGTTCGGGCCGGCCGCCGGCGTGGCTGCGGTCGCCGAGGCGGCGCCGCTGCTGCCCGACCGCGGTCTGCTCGGGCTGACCCGTCGGCTGCTGCCACCGGCCGGACACGTCGCCGGGCTGGCCGCCGCCGTCACCGCCCCGGCCCTCGCGACGTACACGGGGGTGCTGCTCGCCGACACGGCGGTGCCGTCGTGGCACGAGGCGTACCCGGAACTGCCGGTCATCTTCGCGGGCAGCGCCCTGGCCAGCGGCGCCGGCGTCGGCCTGATCTGCGCGCCCGTCGCGCAGGCCGGCCCGGCCCGGCGGATGGCGATGGCCGGCGCCGCGCTGGAGCTCACCGGGTCGCACCGCGTGGAGACCCGGTTCGGTCTGCTCGGCGAGCCGTACCGCACCGGCCGGGCGGGTCGCCTGCTCAACGCCGGGCGGGTCCTCACCGCGGCCGGGGTGGCCGGGGCGCTGCTCGGCCGTCGCAGCCGGGTGGTCTCCGTGGTCTCCGGCGCGGCCCTGCTGGTCGCCTCGGTGGCGACCCGGTTCGGTGTGTTCCACGCCGGGGTGGCCTCGGCACGGGATCCGAAGTACACGGTGGTGCCGCAGCGTGAGCGGGCGAACCGCCGGAACGCGGCCGCCGGCCCGACCCCGGACTGA